A stretch of DNA from Micromonospora peucetia:
GCGATGGTGGCGATGCGCCGCCGTCCTCGGCCGGCCAGGTGTTCCACCGCCCGCCGGGCGCCGCCGACGTTGTCCACGTCGACGTAGTACGCCGGCTGCGCGCCGGGTTGCAGCATCCGGGCCGGCCGGCCGCCGAGCACGGTGGGCAGGCCGCGCTCCTCCAGCAGGGTGGGCAGCGGGTCGGAGTCGTGCAGCGACAGCAGCAGGACCCCGTCGACGTGCTGGTTGGTCAGGTGGTGCTCGACCCGTTCCCGCTCGATCGGCGACTGCACCATGGCGAGCCAGAGTTGCAACGGGGTCTCCAGCAGCCCCGAGCTGACTCCCCGGACGATGCCGGCGAAGAACGGCTCGGTGAAGACCCGGTCGCCGGATTCCGAGACCACCAGGGCGATGGAGTCGGTGCGCTGGGTGACCAGGGCGCGGGCGGCCCGGTTCGGCACGTACCCCAACTCGGCGATGGCCTGCTGCACCGCGGCGCGCGCCTCGGGGCTCACCTGGGGTGAGCCGTTGACCACCCGGGAGACCGTCCCGCGACCGACGCCGGCGCGGGCGGCGACGGCGTCGAGGGTCGGGCGCCCGAGCGACCGGGTGCGCTGCGTTGTCATTGTCTGCTCCTCCGACGGCGGACCGGCCCCGGCGCCACCCCGCGCGGGGTGACGTCGGGGCCGCCCGTTGATGGCTGGCCCCGGCCTATTGTGCGGCCAGACCGTTGCGTCGGATCACCTCGGCGTACCACCTGGCGCTGGACTTGGGGATACGGACCTGACTGTCGTAGTCGACGTGGACCATCCCGAACCGCTTGGTGTAGCCCCAGGCCCACTCGAAATTATCCATCAGCGACCAGGCGAAGTATCCGCGCAGGGGCACCCCGGCCTCGATCGCCTGGTGCGCGGCGCGCAGGTGGGCGTCGAAGTATGCCAGCCGGTCGACGTCGTCGACCTGCCCGTCGACCACCTCGTCGACGAAGGCGGAGCCGTTCTCGGTGACGTAGAGGGGCAGGTCGGTGTACTCCTCGTGCACCCGGCGCAGCGTCTCCACCAGACCGGGGGCGTCGATCTCCCAGTTCATGTCGGTGACCGGGACGCCCCGGGTGACGAATCGGACGTCCTCGCTGCCCGGCCAGCACGACGGCGCCCGCCAGTACGGCTCCGGCTCGGCGCCGGGGACCGCTGCGGCGACGACGTGGCGGCTGTAGTAGTTGACGCCGACCACGTCCAGCGGGGTGGAGATGGTCGCCAGGTCGCCGTCGCGCACGTGCCCGAAGTCGGTGATCCCGGCGAGGTCGGCCGTCAGGTCCGCCGGGTAGGACCCGCGCAGCAGCGGGTCCAGGAAGAACCGGTTGGCCAGCCCGTCGATGCGCCGTGCGGCGTCGATGTCGGCGGGCGCGTCGCTGGCCGGGGTGACCGGGTAGAGGTTGACCGTCACCCCGACCTCGGCGGTCGGCCGGGCCGCCCGCAGCGCCCGCACGGCGAGGCCGTGGCCGAGCATCAGGTGATGTCCGGCCCGGACGGCGTCGGCGCCGTCCGAGCGGCCCGGCGCGTGCACGCCGGAGCCGTAGCCGAGGAACGCCGAGCACCACGGCTCGTTGAGCGTGGTCCAGTAGCGCACCCGGTCGCCGAGCGCGTCGGCGACCAGGGTGGTGTAGTCGGCGAACCGCGCGGCGGTGTCCCGGGCCGGCCAGCCGCCGGCGTCCTCCAGCGGCTGCGGCAGGTCCCAGTGGTAGAGGGTGAGCCACGGCTCGATCCCGTGCGCCAGCAACTCGTCGACGAGCCGGCGGTAGAAGTCGAGCCCTTCGGCGTTGGCCGGGCCGCTGCCGCCGGGCTGCACCCGGGGCCAGGAGACCGAGAAGCGGTACGACCTCAGCCCCAGCTCGGCCATCAGCGCGACGTCGGCGCCGAGCCGGTGGTAGTGGTCGCAGGCCACGTCGCCGGTGTGTCCCTCGACTGTTCGGCCGGGGGTGTGGCTGAAGGTGTCCCAGATCGACGGGGTCCGGCCGCCCTCGGCCGCCGCGCCCTCGATCTGGTACGCGGCGGTGGCCGCGCCCCAGATGAAGCCGGGCGGGAAGGTCAGCGGCGGACGGTCGTCGAGGACGCCGACGGCGGGCGGGCTGGCGGGGTTGCTCACGACTTGACGGCGCCTTCCATGATGCCGCCGACGATCTGGCGGCCGAACACGATGAACACGATCACCAACGGTAGGGTGCCGACCGCCGTGGCGGCGAACACCTGTGAGTAGTCGGTGTAGTAGGCGTACGACAGGAAGGCCAGCGAGACCTGGAGGGTCGGGTTCTCGGAGGTGAGCACCGCGTACGGCCACAGGAACGAGTTCCAGGTCTCCATGAAGGTCAGCAGGCCGAGCACGGCGGCGGCCGGACGCAGCGCCGGCAGCACGATGCTCCAGTAGATCCGGAAGGTGCTCGCCCCGTCGACCCGGCCCGCCTCGATCAGCTCGTCGGAGATGGCCTGGGTGGCGTACTGCCGCATCATGAACACGCCGAACGCGCTGACCAGGAACGGCACGGTCACCGCGTAGAGGGTGTCGAACCAGTTCAGGTCCTGGATCATGCCCCAGAGCGGGATGAGCCCGAGCTGTGTCGGGATCATCATGGTGACGATGATCGTCAGCAGCAGGGCGTTGCGGCCCCGGAAGCGCAGCTTGGCGAAGGCGAAGCCGGCCAGCGAGCCGGTGATCACCACGGAGACCGTCACGACGCCGGAGACGATCACCGAGTTGAGCAGGCCGGTGAGGAAGTTCGCCGCGTCGTTGTCGAGCACCCGGCCGAAGTTGCCGCCGAACGACCCGGCCGGCGTGACCGGCGGCGGGACGTCGTTGATCGAGTCTAGGCTGCGGGTGGCGATGACCACCATGTAGTAGAACGGGTAGATCGAGAACAGCGTCGCCAGGACGAGCGCGACGTAGGTCAGTGGGCTGGTGCGCCACAGGCGCCGGGATGCCGAGTTCATCTCCGCGTTCCTCACTTCACCGTGCGGCGGACGAGCAGGAAGTTGATCCCCGAGACGAGGGCGATCATCAGGAACATCGCCCAGGCGACCGCGGCGCCGTAGCCGGCGGTGTTGAGGTTCTCGATGCCCAGCTCGTACATGTACATGGCCAGGGTCTGGAACTCGCGCTGGTCGCCGCCGATGATGTTGCCGTTGGCGAAGACGAGCGGCTCGGTGAAGAGCTGGAGCCCGCCGATGGTGGAGAGGATCACCACGAAGACGAAGGTCGGCGTGAGCATCGGCAGGGTGATCCGCCAGAACTGCTTCCACTGGCTGGCGCCGTCGAGCGACGCCGCCTCGTACAGGTCACGCGGGATGGCCTGCATGCCCGCGAGCAGGATCAGGGTGTTGTAGCCGGTCCACCGCCAGTTGACCATGGAGGCGATGGCGGTCCAGGAGCTCCACCGTTCGGCGTCCCAGTCGACGGCGTCGATCCCGACGAAGCTGAGCAGCCAGTTGATCACGCCGAAGTCGCGCTGGAAGAGCATGCCGAAGACGATCGCCACGGCGGTCACCGAGACCACGTTCGGCATGAAGATCGCCATCCGGAACAGGGTGCGTGCGCGCAGGAAGGTGCGGTTGAGCAGGTTCGCCAGGAACAGGGCGAGCAGCAGCTGCGGGATGGTCGACAGCAGGAAGATGCCGAACGTGTTTAGCGTGGCGTTCCAGAAGTACTCGTCCTTGACCAGGGCGACGTAGTTGTCGAACCCGACGAAGCTGTGGTCGCCGATCAGGTTCCAGTCGTGCAGGGACATCCAGGCGGTCCGCAGCATCGGGTAGAGCCCGAAGATGCCGAAGACCACGAAGAACGGCGCGATGTACAGGTACGGCGAGTACTTCAGGTCCAGCCGGGTCAGCGAGTGCGACCGGGACCGGCGCCGCGCGGGCGGGCGGGGTGGCGGTGCGGCGGGCGACGGCGGCGCCGTCGTGGCCGAGAGGCTCATGCGGGGTCCTTTCCCGGCGTCGGCGCGGGCGCGCGCCGACGCCCAGGCGCTGTTACGCGGTACAGAACGGCTCCGGTGGCGTCCCATGGCGCTGTTACGCGGTACGGAACGGTCCGGTCGCGTCCCATGGCGCTGTTACGCGGTACGGGACGGCTCCGGTCGCGTCCGGGGGCGGTGCGGGACGGCGCGGGTGGCGCCCGGGGGTGGACCCGGACGCCACCTGGCGACGAGGTGGGTCAGAAGGCGCCCTGCGTCTTGGCGTCCTTGGCGAACTGCTCCCAGGCCTTGTCCTTCTTGGCCTGCCCGTTCTCGTACGAGCGCAGCGCCGGCTCGAACGCGTTCTCCTTCACCGCCTGGTGCTTCGGCCCGAGGTGCAGCGGCTGGATCTTGGCGACGCTCTCACCGAAGATCTTGCCGGTCGGCGCGTTGTTGAAGTACTCGTTGCTGTAGGCGAGGAACTCCTGGTTCTTCAACGCCTCCAGGTTGGTCGGCAGCGGGCCCTTGAGCTTGAACGCCGCCACCTGGCTCTGCGCGTTGGTGAGGTACTCGGCGAGCTTCGCCGCCTCCTTCTGGTGCTTGCTCTGGGTCGGCACGCCGAGCCAGGAGCCACCCCAGTTGCCGGCGCCGCCGGGCACCGGGGCGACGTCCCACTTGCCCTTGTTCTCGGGGCCGGAGTTGTCCGCGACGATGCCGAGCATCCAGGACGGGCAGAAGGTCGCCGCGAAGGTGCCCTGCTTGAAGCCGGCCGACCACTCCGGCGACCAGGTGGCCGTCTCGGCGGTGATGTTGGCGTCGGCCATCGCGACCGCGGTGTCCCAGGAGGTCTTCACCGCCGCGCTCTTCTCGGCGACGACGTTGTCGTCCTTGTCGTAGAACAGGTCGCCGCCCTGCTGGAACATCACGGCGCTGGCGGCGGTGG
This window harbors:
- a CDS encoding carbohydrate ABC transporter permease; the encoded protein is MSLSATTAPPSPAAPPPRPPARRRSRSHSLTRLDLKYSPYLYIAPFFVVFGIFGLYPMLRTAWMSLHDWNLIGDHSFVGFDNYVALVKDEYFWNATLNTFGIFLLSTIPQLLLALFLANLLNRTFLRARTLFRMAIFMPNVVSVTAVAIVFGMLFQRDFGVINWLLSFVGIDAVDWDAERWSSWTAIASMVNWRWTGYNTLILLAGMQAIPRDLYEAASLDGASQWKQFWRITLPMLTPTFVFVVILSTIGGLQLFTEPLVFANGNIIGGDQREFQTLAMYMYELGIENLNTAGYGAAVAWAMFLMIALVSGINFLLVRRTVK
- a CDS encoding GH1 family beta-glucosidase; translation: MSNPASPPAVGVLDDRPPLTFPPGFIWGAATAAYQIEGAAAEGGRTPSIWDTFSHTPGRTVEGHTGDVACDHYHRLGADVALMAELGLRSYRFSVSWPRVQPGGSGPANAEGLDFYRRLVDELLAHGIEPWLTLYHWDLPQPLEDAGGWPARDTAARFADYTTLVADALGDRVRYWTTLNEPWCSAFLGYGSGVHAPGRSDGADAVRAGHHLMLGHGLAVRALRAARPTAEVGVTVNLYPVTPASDAPADIDAARRIDGLANRFFLDPLLRGSYPADLTADLAGITDFGHVRDGDLATISTPLDVVGVNYYSRHVVAAAVPGAEPEPYWRAPSCWPGSEDVRFVTRGVPVTDMNWEIDAPGLVETLRRVHEEYTDLPLYVTENGSAFVDEVVDGQVDDVDRLAYFDAHLRAAHQAIEAGVPLRGYFAWSLMDNFEWAWGYTKRFGMVHVDYDSQVRIPKSSARWYAEVIRRNGLAAQ
- a CDS encoding carbohydrate ABC transporter permease encodes the protein MNSASRRLWRTSPLTYVALVLATLFSIYPFYYMVVIATRSLDSINDVPPPVTPAGSFGGNFGRVLDNDAANFLTGLLNSVIVSGVVTVSVVITGSLAGFAFAKLRFRGRNALLLTIIVTMMIPTQLGLIPLWGMIQDLNWFDTLYAVTVPFLVSAFGVFMMRQYATQAISDELIEAGRVDGASTFRIYWSIVLPALRPAAAVLGLLTFMETWNSFLWPYAVLTSENPTLQVSLAFLSYAYYTDYSQVFAATAVGTLPLVIVFIVFGRQIVGGIMEGAVKS
- a CDS encoding ABC transporter substrate-binding protein, giving the protein MSLTTRRTRMAAAALAALTAIGGLAACGKDDDTPAAGEKPAKLVVDTFGEFGYDEIIKQYEKDTGIKVELRKTAQLNEYRPKIVRALATGKGAADVVALEEGILNEFKANPANWADLAPLVADHSKDYLPWKWELGKAPDGRLIGLPTDVGSLAVCYRRDLFEAAKLPVERDQVAALWPDWNGFIETGKKYRTATGKGLLDSVTTAASAVMFQQGGDLFYDKDDNVVAEKSAAVKTSWDTAVAMADANITAETATWSPEWSAGFKQGTFAATFCPSWMLGIVADNSGPENKGKWDVAPVPGGAGNWGGSWLGVPTQSKHQKEAAKLAEYLTNAQSQVAAFKLKGPLPTNLEALKNQEFLAYSNEYFNNAPTGKIFGESVAKIQPLHLGPKHQAVKENAFEPALRSYENGQAKKDKAWEQFAKDAKTQGAF